From Toxorhynchites rutilus septentrionalis strain SRP chromosome 2, ASM2978413v1, whole genome shotgun sequence, a single genomic window includes:
- the LOC129765875 gene encoding uncharacterized protein LOC129765875, whose protein sequence is MIRFVENQNGNCRLCSEPDHKQDMVECDDCDRWFHIGCVNLTVAPTAEEKWICPKCVQIQQRLASLEISARKKDEQIKQQLDAMDKLMATMKGQCSTSSSGQVTNQPTDRSFTQTVSMSSDWTIYLKRLSLTTLPRFSGASKDWPKFKKTFHDTTAEGGFSNLENLNRLEQVLKGDAYKTVQQLMINSENVPKIIEKLEECFGRKDLVYKELLNDLRRIKKDSRTVVPDISDALDNMVVNMEALGQKEYLRDHRLIEEIIEKLPYTIQVKWVEVIQSNTSIPTLNDLNKWLLPHSRIARMMPKSNNSVSTTERKPRVNVHQTMKCALCSASHRLFQCKNFKQMKTLERREFLAKKGICFKCLNSNDHIMRNCSMKGICGIDGCNKEHNRLLHQRSEYKRNQDTAADVRRGPEETTNIHRQRKEHLYYQIVPITVQNGERMIDTYAFLDTGSSVTLLDERMANMLELEGKVDPLTWTQDCLKSCSSKRVKFWIKGIGKPVMARTMHDLNLPIQTVDMEQIAKNYPYLKDIPLQDYKEAQPTLLIGLDNSELLSAIKTVKGNGPMAVKTRLGWVIYGKEYNINRQDYTMVIQEEQEMSKMMQRYFSIDDFGVKLVKKLPRSPEEERAQQILDNTIKLKDNRYEVGLLWKTKDVQFPDSYHTALRRLVIMENKLKQDEKLKDWAINTFADYVKKGYARKLAHSELINAVPRTYYLPHFIVHNQNKIPPKPRLVFDAASKINGVSFNSNLLSGPDATTSLVGVLLRFREGRIAVCGDIQEMFHQVKIKPEDQHAQRFLWRDCENNREPDVYIMEVMIFGSTCSPSCAQAVKNKNAAAFMESKPKAALAIEKQHYVDDYLDSFTNIREATAITKDVIDIHQHGGFFIRNFISNSKELLSNLSSDRIQSTDIKVIEDKDSCAEKVLGVYWNTKLDLIGYRLSLKKLSNEVRQTLRLPTKREVLAFVMSLYDPLGLISNYTIMGKILLQELHKDELDWDDEVPKHLSKQWQNWLAKIQQASNVKIPRCIIPDGAGKLELHTFVDASERAYAAVIYLRCIANGSVYIRLLAAKAKVGPIHQLSIPKMELQAALLGTRLTNTIQNEQRIKIDSITYWTDSENVLSWLQPKNRRYKIFVTHRVAEVLDTTNIQQWRYIPSELNPADEATKDFKGQSIWTKGPQFLKKPVIEYPNRKIKESTEELRQVVGLHQTSSIFIGIKRYSSWNVL, encoded by the coding sequence ATGATACGTTTCGTGGAAAATCAAAACGGAAATTGCCGTTTGTGCTCGGAACCAGACCATAAACAGGATATGGTTGAATGCGACGATTGTGACCGATGGTTCCACATCGGTTGTGTTAACTTAACGGTCGCGCCGACAGCGGAAGAAAAATGGATCTGCCCGAAATGCGTGCAGATCCAACAAAGATTAGCATCATTGGAAATATCTGCTCGGAAGAAAGATGAGCAGATAAAACAACAACTGGATGCAATGGACAAATTAATGGCGACTATGAAAGGCCAATGCTCAACGTCATCCTCGGGCCAAGTAACAAATCAGCCCACGGATCGATCATTTACCCAAACAGTGAGTATGTCTAGTGACTGGACTATATATTTAAAGAGGCTATCATTGACGACCCTACCCAGATTTTCTGGCGCATCAAAGGATTGGccaaaatttaagaaaacattCCATGATACAACGGCAGAGGGAGGTTTCTCAAATTTAGAGAACCTCAACCGCCTGGAACAAGTTCTGAAAGGGGACGCGTATAAAACCGTCCAACAATTGATGATTAACTCAGAGAATGTTCCGAAAATAATCGAAAAGCTGGAAGAATGCTTTGGAAGGAAGGATCTTGTATATAAAGAACTTCTGAACGACCTGAGACGTATCAAAAAGGACAGCCGAACCGTAGTTCCGGATATATCAGACGCACTAGATAACATGGTGGTGAATATGGAGGCGCTGGGCCAAAAGGAATATCTACGTGATCATCGTTTAATAGAGGAAATCATAGAGAAGCTGCCATACACGATACAAGTGAAATGGGTTGAAGTGATCCAAAGCAACACTTCGATCCCAACACTCAACGATTTGAATAAGTGGTTATTGCCACATTCAAGAATAGCCCGTATGATGCCAAAGTCTAATAACAGTGTGTCGACTACGGAAAGGAAACCTCGAGTTAATGTTCATCAAACTATGAAATGTGCACTTTGTTCAGCCAGTCATAGGCTATTCCAATGTaagaatttcaaacaaatgaaaacattgGAACGTAGAGAGTTTTTGGCTAAAAAAGGAATTTGTTTCAAGTGCCTAAACTCCAATGACCACATTATGAGAAATTGTAGCATGAAAGGAATATGTGGAATCGATGGGTGCAACAAGGAGCACAATCGCTTACTTCATCAAAGATCGGAGTATAAAAGAAATCAGGATACGGCTGCTGACGTACGACGAGGTCCCGAAGAAACCACGAATATTCATCGACAACGCAAGGAACACCTTTACTATCAAATAGTTCCTATAACAGTCCAAAACGGCGAAAGAATGATAGACACCTACGCCTTCCTGGACACAGGATCATCAGTAACACTATTGGACGAGAGAATGGCTAACATGTTAGAGTTGGAAGGAAAAGTTGACCCGCTTACATGGACACAGGATTGTTTAAAATCCTGCTCAAGCAAGAGGGTAAAATTCTGGATAAAGGGCATAGGAAAACCAGTGATGGCCCGGACTATGCATGATCTAAATCTTCCTATCCAAACAGTTGACATGGAACAAATTGCCAAGAATTATCCCTActtgaaggacattccgcttcaagATTATAAGGAAGCTCAGCCTACATTGTTAATTGGATTGGACAACAGCGAATTACTGAGTGCCATCAAAACGGTAAAAGGAAATGGTCCTATGGCAGTAAAAACGCGACTCGGATGGGTGATATACGGAAAGGAGTATAACATAAACCGTCAAGATTATACAATGGTCATCCAGGAAGAACAGGAGATGAGCAAAATGATGCAGCGATACTTCTCAATCGACGATTTTGGAGTGAAATTAGTGAAAAAACTGCCAAGATCACCAGAGGAAGAAAGAGCACAACAGATTCTCGACAACACCATCAAGCTAAAAGACAACCGTTACGAGGTCGGTCTGCTATGGAAAACCAAAGATGTACAATTTCCGGACAGCTATCATACAGCCTTACGGAGATTGGTGATTATGGAGAATAAATTGaaacaagatgaaaaattgaaggATTGGGCTATCAATACCTTCGCTGATTATGTGAAAAAgggatatgctagaaaactagcACATTCAGAGCTAATTAACGCGGTTCCGAGAACATACTATCTCCCGCATTTTATAGTTCACAACCAGAATAAAATACCTCCAAAACCAAGATTGGTATTTGATGCAGCTTCAAAAATAAATGGCGTATCGTTTAACTCTAATCTTTTGTCTGGACCTGATGCTACTACATCACTCGTTGGAGTATTGCTGCGATTCAGAGAGGGACGTATTGCAGTTTGTGGAGATATTCAAGAGATGTTCCACCAAGTCAAAATAAAACCGGAGGATCAGCATGCTCAACGATTTTTATGGCGAGATTGTGAAAACAATCGAGAACCTGATGTATACATTATGGAGGTAATGATTTTtggatcgacatgttcaccaTCATGCGCGCAagcagtgaaaaataaaaacgctgcAGCATTTATggaatcgaaaccgaaagcAGCCCTGGCAATTGAAAAACAACACTATGTGGATGACTATCTGGATAGTTTTACAAACATTCGAGAGGCAACCGCTATTACCAAAGACGTCATCGATATACACCAACATGGCGGATTCTTCATTCGAAACTTTATATCGAACAGTAAGGAATTACTGAGCAATTTATCCAGCGATCGGATCCAATCTACCGACATTAAGGTAATAGAGGATAAGGATTCATGTGCTGAAAAAGTTCTTGGTGTCTATTGGAACACGAAACTGGATTTGATCGGGTATCGATTATCGTTGAAGAAGCTGAGCAATGAAGTAAGACAAACGCTACGATTACCCACGAAAAGAGAGGTGTTAGCATTTGTTATGAGTTTGTATGATCCATTAGGATTGATATCAAATTATACGATAATGGGAAAGATTTTGCTTCAAGAGCTGCACAAAGACGAGTTAGACTGGGATGATGAAGTACCCAAACATTTGAGCAAACAGTGGCAAAATTGGCTTGCGAAAATTCAACAAGCCTCTAACGTAAAAATACCCAGGTGTATAATACCGGATGGAGCAGGAAAATTGGAGCTACATACATTCGTAGATGCATCTGAACGAGCATACGCTGCAGTTATATACTTACGTTGTATTGCAAACGGCTCGGTTTATATACGATTATTGGCAGCAAAGGCAAAAGTCGGACCTATTCATCAGTTGTCTATTCCAAAAATGGAACTACAAGCAGCCTTACTAGGAACCAGATTGACAAATACCATTCAGAACGAGCAACGAATTAAAATAGATAGTATTACCTACTGGACAGACTCGGAAAATGTTTTGTCATGGTTAcaaccgaagaatagaagatatAAAATATTCGTCACTCATCGAGTTGCTGAGGTTTTAGATACAACCAATATACAGCAATGGCGTTATATACCGTCTGAATTAAATCCCGCCGACGAAGCTACAAAAGATTTCAAAGGGCAATCTATATGGACAAAAGGACCTCAATTCCTTAAGAAGCCAGTGATCGAATATCCTAACAGGAAGATTAAGGAGTCAACGGAAGAGTTGAGACAAGTAGTGGGATTGCACCAAACAAGTTCTATATTCATCGGAATCAAACGATACTCCAGTTGGAAtgtgttgtga
- the LOC129771896 gene encoding transcriptional activator protein Pur-beta — protein sequence MSDTGSGHDGAQKDYSQKMDGGGGGDFDSGQQSQQTEQELATKMLQIQSKRFYLDVKQNRRGRFIKVAEIGADGRRSQIFLALSTAAEFRDHLSTFSDYYASLGPPNPDNVPEDGKLKSEMMIKDNRRYYLDLKENVRGRFLRVSQTITRGGPRSQIAIPAQGMIEFRDALTDLLEEFGTNDGGFKGELPEGRHMRVDNKNFYFDIGQNSRGIYMRVSEVKSNFRTAITVPEKCWSRFRDILSDYCDKMKKTSESTTSSITADNTLQKQTSNNM from the coding sequence ATGTCCGACACTGGCAGTGGACACGACGGAGCCCAAAAGGACTACTCGCAAAAAATGGATGGCGGAGGTGGCGGGGACTTTGACTCCGGGCAGCAGAGTCAGCAAACCGAACAGGAGCTCGCCACCAAGATGCTGCAGATCCAATCGAAACGGTTCTATCTGGATGTAAAACAGAACCGGCGCGGTCGGTTCATAAAGGTAGCGGAAATCGGTGCCGATGGAAGACGCAGCCAGATCTTCCTGGCACTATCCACGGCGGCCGAGTTTCGGGATCATTTGTCGACATTCAGCGATTATTACGCTTCGCTGGGACCACCGAATCCGGACAATGTACCCGAAGATGGCAAACTGAAGTCAGAAATGATGATCAAGGATAACCGGCGGTACTATCTTGATCTGAAGGAAAACGTGCGGGGCCGGTTTCTACGTGTGTCCCAAACGATTACCCGCGGTGGTCCCCGATCCCAGATAGCAATCCCTGCGCAGGGTATGATCGAATTCCGCGATGCGCTAACGGATCTGCTGGAGGAATTCGGTACGAACGACGGCGGATTCAAGGGGGAACTGCCAGAGGGACGCCACATGCGTGTGGACAACAAAAATTTCTACTTCGACATCGGACAGAACAGCCGGGGCATCTATATGCGGGTGTCAGAGGTGAAAAGCAACTTCCGGACCGCGATAACTGTCCCGGAAAAGTGTTGGTCGCGGTTCCGCGACATCCTCAGCGATTACTGCGACAAGATGAAGAAAACGTCCGAGTCAACCACATCGTCGATCACTGCCGATAACACATTGCAGAAGCAAACATCAAATAATATGTAA